GCGGCCGTCGGCAAGCGCCGCCTCGACGTCGGCATCGGGCTGCCCCGCGAGCGTGAGCATCTCGCGGGCGAGAGCGATCGTGAGCTCGACCGTGTCGGCAGGCCCGCCGCCCGCAAGCACCTCGACCGACTCGCGCACCTCGTTGGCATTGCCGATCGCGGTGCCGATCGGCACGTTCATGTCGGTCAGCAGCGCTGACGTCGCGACGCCAGCATCCGTTCCCAGTTCGACCATGGTGCGCGCGAGTTCCTCGGCCTTCGCGTACTCGGTCATGAACGCGCCCGACCCGAACTTCACGTCGAGCACGAGCGACTCGGTGCCCTCGGCGATCTTCTTCGACATGATGCTCGACGCGATCAGCGGAATCGCCTCGACCGTGCCCGTGACATCGCGCAGCGCGTAGAGCCGCTTGTCTGCGGGAGCGAGCCCCGAGCCCGCAGCGCAGACGACACCGCCGATGTCGCGCAGCTGGGCGAACATCTCGTCGTTCGACAAGTTGGCGCGCCACCCCGGAATCGACTCGAGCTTGTCGAGAGTTCCGCCCGTGTGGCCGAGGCCGCGCCCCGACAGCTGCGGCACGGCGACGCCGAACGATGCCACGAGCGGCATGAGGGGCAGCGTGATCTTGTCTCCGACACCGCCCGTGGAGTGCTTGTCGACGGTGCGCTTGCCGAGCCCCGAGAAGTCCATGCGCTCGCCCGACGCGATCATGGCGAGAGTGAGGTCCTTGATCTCGCGGCGCGTCATGCCGTTGAGCAGAATCGCCATCGCGAGCGCCGCCATCTGCTCATTGCCGACGTACTCGCGCGTGTAGGCGTCGACGAGCCAGTTGATCTCGGCCGTCGACAGCTCTCCCCTGTCTCGCTTCGTGCGAATGATGTCGACGGCGTCGAACGCCTCGATGCTCTC
This DNA window, taken from Paramicrobacterium agarici, encodes the following:
- a CDS encoding thymidine phosphorylase, translated to MTESIEAFDAVDIIRTKRDRGELSTAEINWLVDAYTREYVGNEQMAALAMAILLNGMTRREIKDLTLAMIASGERMDFSGLGKRTVDKHSTGGVGDKITLPLMPLVASFGVAVPQLSGRGLGHTGGTLDKLESIPGWRANLSNDEMFAQLRDIGGVVCAAGSGLAPADKRLYALRDVTGTVEAIPLIASSIMSKKIAEGTESLVLDVKFGSGAFMTEYAKAEELARTMVELGTDAGVATSALLTDMNVPIGTAIGNANEVRESVEVLAGGGPADTVELTIALAREMLTLAGQPDADVEAALADGRAMDVWRRTVIAQGGDPDAALPTARESHTVTAAHDGVLVRQEALPFGLAAWRLGAGRARAQDPVLHASGIDLHVKPGEAVTAGQPLFTLSADDDARFARALDALEGAYEVDAAASPFERKPRVAARIG